In Syntrophorhabdaceae bacterium, the sequence TATGCCGATGACGCCACGCGCACGGTGCAGGGGATGTCCTCGGCCCTCAGGCCCTCAATTCCCGCAGAGCTCGACCTGATCGAGGCGATACGGGCCGAGGCCGGGGATTTTGCAAAACGGACCGGGATTGCCTGCGAGGTGCGTGTGGAGACGAAGATCCTTTGGCCGGGAAGGAAGATCAGCGGGGAGGTGCTGCGGATTTTTCAGGAAACCCTTACCAATATCGCACGCCATGCGAATGCGAAAAATGTGCTGATAAGGGCGCGAAAGATAGGAAAGGGCCTTCTGCTCGAAGTGAAAGACGATGGCAGGGGGATCACCAGAAAAGAGATTATGGGACCCCGGTCGATCGGATTGACGGGAATGGGCGAACGGGCCGGCGCCATAGGAGGAACCCTGCAAATTAGGGGTGCGGCGGGAAAGGGAACTACGGTTACCTTGATGGTCCCCGTGGCCGCGCCACGGAAAGGAAAGGCAAAAACCGACACTCTCCGGTAGAGGGAAAAGAGATGAATTAATTGGAGACTCTTGCCGGGCAATGTAATAATGTATTATAGCATTACTTTGATTTCATATTTTCCGGACAACAGGGGTATTCATCTTCCCCAGGATTTTAATGAAGGTTCGATATGACCGGATTAAACTCACTACGAGGAGACCACCATGAAAACTTCCCTTGCCGGCCTCACACACACCTCCCTTGAGAAATGCCCTACCGGAATCTCAGGCCTCGACGAGATCACCCGTGGCGGTCTACCCAAAGGAAGGCCCACTCTCGTGGCAGGCGGGGCAGGCTCCGGCAAGACGCTCCTTGCCCTCGAGTTTCTCGTAAAAGGTGCGACCCTCTATAATGAGCCGGGGGTATTCATGGCCTTCGAGGAGACCGCCCAGGACCTGTCAAAGAACGTAAGCTCCCTGGGGTTCGATCTGCCGGGGCTCATAAAGAAGAAGAAGCTCGCCATAGACTATGTCTATATCGAACGCTCCGAGATCGAAGAGACGGGAGAATACGACCTCGAAGGGCTCTTCATCCGCTTAGGCTATGCCATCGATACGGTCAAGGCCAAAAGGGTGGCCCTCGACACCCTGGAAGTCCTCTTCGGAGGATTGAAGAATGAAGGGATCCTCCGGGCAGAGCTCCGGAGGCTCTTCCGCTTCTTAAAGGAAAAGGGGGTGACCGCCCTCGTCACCGCGGAGCGGGGAATAGACCAGTTTACCCGTCACGGCCTCGAAGAGTACGTGGCCGACTGCGTCATCCTCCTGGACCACCGGGTAAACGAACAGATCTCGACCCGGCGATTACGGGTCGCCAAGTACCGCGGGTCTGCCCACGGCACCAATGAATACCCCTTCCTCATCGACCGGGATGGCCTCTCCATCCTCCCCGTCACCTCCCTGGGCCTCGACCATAGCGTCTCATCGGAACGGATATCGACCGGGGTCCCAAAGCTCGATGCCATGTTCGGGGGCAAGGGCTTTTTCCGGGGCAGCAGCATCCTCATATCGGGCACCGCGGGCACGGGAAAGTCGACCCTTGCCGCCCACTTTGTGGAAGCCGCCTGCAAAAGAGGGGAGAAAGCCCTCTACTTTGCCTTCGAGGAGTCTCCTGCCCAGATCGTGAGGAACATGTCCTCCGTGGGCATTAACCTCGCCCCATGCGTAAAGAAGGGGCTCCTCGAGATCAGATCGCAGCGGCCCACCTTCACCGGTCTCGAGATGCACCTCATCGAGATGCATAAGCTCATCTCCACCTCCAATCCCCGGGTAGTGGTCATGGACCCCATCACCAACCTCATCGAGGTAGGCCTCGCCGCCGACGTGAAGTCCGTCCTCACCCGTCTCATCGACTTCATGAAATCAAAAGAGATCACCGCCTTCCTCACGAGCCTCACCACGGGCGGGGAGGCAACCGAAGCGACCAACGTGGGCGTCTCTTCCCTCATGGATACGTGGATTCTCCTCAATGATATCCCGGGGGAGACGGAGAGGACCAGGGGGGTATCGATCATAAAATCGAGAGGCATGGCCCATTCGAACGAGGTCCGGGAGTTCCGGCTTACGGATAAGGGATTTCTTATCGAAGAGAGAGTCGCGGGATCGCAGGAGAAGAAATGAGAGAGGTGAAAAGGTAATGGACATGGCTGCCTCGTCAGGCGCCTACCTCCGCCCCCCAGGAACGATGATCTGGGTTTTTCGAACACTGAAAGGGTGCTCGTGGGACTCGACATTCGTGCTGCCCGGGCTTAGGAGACAGATATGAAAAAAGTGAGTAGGACAGAAGATTTTGAAAAAGCACTCAAGGAAGCGCCCCGAAAGAAATACGTCCTCCGCCTGTACGTGGCAGGGGCCAGCCGGAAATCATCGGAGGCGATCGCCCACATAAAAAAGATATGCGAAGAGCACCTCAAGGGACTTTATGAGCTCCAGGTCATAGATATTTACCAGCAGCCCGTGCTCGCCAAGGGGCGGCAGATCATCGCGGTGCCGACCCTCGTAAAGGAGCTGCCCGTGCCGCTGCGCCGTTTTATCGGCAGCATGGCAGACGAGGAGCGTATCCTGGTGGGGCTCGATCTCGTGCCGAAGAGGGAGGATCTCTCTTCGAAAGCAAAAACAGGGGTCAGCACAAAAGAAGGGAAGGATGAAAGGGAACCGAAAGGATCATGATTTGAAAGCCGAGATAGAGGATTTGAAGGTGCGCCTCGCCGAGGCCGAGGAGACCATCCGGGCGATCCGGCATCGTGAAGTGGACGCCCTCGTGCTCGAGGGACCCGAAGGCCTGCAAACCTACACCATCGAGGGCGCTGACCGGCCTTACCGGGTCTTCGTGGAATCGATGAACGAGGGGGCGGTGACCTTGTCCCCCGACGGGACGATCCTCCATTGCAACACCAGGTTCGCCGAAATGATCAAGAGGCCCCTCAACAAGATCATCGGCGCTTCCTTTTTAGACTTTCTTACCCCCTCCGACAGGGGCTGGCTCGAGCACCTGGCGCAAGAATGCGGCCTCGAGGGCTGTAAGGGCGAGACGCTTCTGACCGTCTCGAAGAAGCAGAAAATGCCCGTCTATTTCTCCGTCACACCCCTGACACCGGAGATAAACACCTTTTGCATGGTGGTTACGGACCTGACAAGCCTTAAACAGGCCCAGGACCTTTTAAAGAAGGCAAACGAGGAGCTGGAGTCGCGGGTGAAGGAACGGACCGCGGAATTGCAGGAAGGCGAAGAGCGCTGGGCCGCCACGCTTGCGAGCATCGGCGACGGGGTGATCGCCACCGACGGGAAAGGGAAGATCACTTTCTTGAACAGGGTGGCGGAGGCCTCAACGGGCTGGACCCTCAAGGAAGCCGCGGCCACACCCGTGAGGGGCGTCTTCCGCGTGATCAGCGAGGAAGGCCGTCACAAGGTCCCTGATCCCTTCGCGAGCCTTCTCAAGGGGGAGGAGATGGCTGCTCGAGCAAATCATTCCATCCTGATAAAAAAAGACGGATCGGAAGCAATAATCGACCACAGCGGCGCGCCTATCAGGGATAAAGAGGGCAATACCACGGGCGTGGTACTCGTCTTTCGCGACATCACGGAACGCAGGCTGGCGGAGGAGGTCAGGAAAAAGAGTGAATCCATGTTCCGGCTCCTCTTCGAGACGAGCCCCGACGCGGTCTTTCTTACCTCTCCCGATGGAGGCGTCATAGCCGCGAATCCCGCGGCATGCGCCATGTTCGGCATGACGGAAGCGGAGCTGCGCCGGGCGGGCAGGAAAAGCCTCGTCGACCCCGATGATCCCCGGTTCGCGGACCGCTTGAAGGAGCGGCAGCGCACGGGCCGCGTGATCAGGGCGGAGCTCAATTTTATCAAGAAAGGCGGCCAAAAGATTATCGCCGAGGTAGATTCGGTCATCCTCCCCGGCAGCCCGCCCCGCTCCTTTGTCATCATGCGCGATATTACGGAGCGAAAACGGATCGAGCAGGCCCTGCGGGAGAGCGAGGAAAAATTCGCCCGCTCTTTTTCCAATAACCCGGTCGCCATCGCCATGAACCGTCTCGAAGATGGACTCATTCTCGAAGCGAACGACACCTGGCTCGCTCTCCACGGCATGAGGCGGGAGGAGGCGATAGGCCGCTCGGCCAGGCAGATGGGCCTCTGGCCGGACCGCGCGGACATGGAGCGGTTCATCCGGGTGATGCATGAGAAGGGCGCCATCCATGGGTGGGAGCAGGAGTTCATCAACAAAGCGGGCGGGACCTTTATTGCCCAGGTATCGGCCCAGGTCATGACCCTGAGGGGCGAAAAGGTGATCCTTCTGGCCATGACCGACATCACCGAGCGCAAGCGGGCCGAAGAGGTCGTACGCAAGTCCCGTGATGAGCTGGAGTTCCGCGTTCAGGAGCGGACCGCCGAGCTCGAAGCGGCGTATGAAACGCTCCGGGTGGAGACGGATGAGCGGAAACGAATGGAGGTCCAGCTCCGCCAGTCTCAGAAGATGGAAGCTTTAGGCACCCTCGCGGGTGGCATCGCCCATGATTTCAACAATATCCTTGCCGCGGTCCTCGGTTTTGCGGAGATGTCCCTGGAAGATGCGCCCCAAGGCTCGACCCTCGAAAAAAACCTCCAATATATCCTGAAATCCTCTTTCAGGGCGCGGGATCTGATCAGGCAGATGCTTACTTTCAGCCGTAAGACAGAGTATACGGTGAAACCTCTCCCCCTGACCCCCCTCGTAAAAGAGACGGCCAAACTGCTCCGTGCATCGATCCCCACCACCATCGAGATCCACGTGGACACTGCCGCCGCATCGGATATGATCCTTGCGGACCCCACCGGAATGCAGCAGATAATCATGAACCTCTGCACCAATGCAGCCTATGCCATGCGGGAAAGAGGCGGCAGATTGACCATCGCCCTTTCGGACGTCGATTTGAAAGAGGATCGTGACGATATGGCCCTCGTGGCAGGCCCTTATATTCAGCTCGCGATAAAAGACACGGGTGACGGAATGACGGCCGGAGTCATGAAAAGGATATTCGAGCCTTTCTTTACCACCAAAGGATCAGGACAGGGAACGGGCATGGGTCTCGCAGTTGTCTATGGTATCGTAAAAAGTTTCAAAGGCGACATAACTGTGGAGAGCAAGCCCGGAGAAGGCTCCACCTTCCGGGTTCTCATTCCGAAAATATACGCGGATGAGGTATCGGAGCCCGCTGCCGCGGAGGCCATAGCCGGCGGGAAAGAGCACATCCTTTTTATTGATGATGAGGAGATAATAATGGAGCTGGGAAAGACGATGCTCGAAAGGCTCGGTTATATTGTCACCGCCACGACCGACAGCATCGAAGCCCTTCAAGTCTTTTCACAGGACCCCCTTCGGTTCGACCTTATCATCACCGACCAGACCATGCCCGGCATTACAGGCCTCCGTCTCGCCCGGGAGCTGCGGAAGGTGCGTTCCGACCTTCCTATCATACTCTGTACCGGGAATAACGAGAGCATCAATTCCGATACCCTCAAAAAAGCGGGGATAAGCCGGTTCCTGATGAAACCCCTTTCAAGACGGGAGATGGCAGCCGCGGTCAGGACAGTGCTTGACGCAGACGGGGAAGAGGGAACGGGTTAAAAGCGGCGTTCTATTTCAATAGCCCCTGGAGTGCCTGTTTCAGATATTCTTTGACGATCGGCTTGATGAGCGTGGCCCGTACGCCGCTCCCACGGACCTCCTCGAGGGAGATCATATTGCCGTGTCCCGTCATCAGCACTATGGGGATGTCGTCCTTTATCCTGAGGAGCTGCTTGGTGAGCTGGGTCCCCTTCAAACCGGGCATTATCTCATCCACCACCACGGCATCGAACCGTTCCGGCGCTTTGGAAAAAAGCTTGAGCCCGTCTTCGGGCCTCACGCAGACCACCGCCAGGTAGCCCATGCGGCGAAGCATCTGGCCCACCATTTTCGATACCACCTCGTCGTCATCGACGACCAGGACCCTGTATTTCGCACGCACTCTTGTCATATTTAATCAATATAAGACCTGTCCGACCCCCGTGCAATGACCGGGCATGAAGTTTATCGCCCTGGCTCACTCCATCCCCCATATGTCCCCGGGGCAACCGAGGTCGGATTTGCCGCGACCTTGTATCGTGTCAAGGGCAGCTCCCTGTGCCGCTATGCGGGGGAGCCTAATCGCTCAGGCATGTGGCAGAGGAACAACTGTCACCCTGAACGGGGATGGGACGGGAATTCGGTAGTGACTTGACATTAGTTAATGTCATAGCCAGATTCTCAGTGAAGATCGGGAGAACTCGCGGCGAGGCTACGGGAAGAAGCCGAGATCAGACTATTGCGTGTATTTGCCGATCAAGTTGCCGAACCGTCAAAATTGGTTCGGCTGGGTCGGCTATAGGGAGGTGCCATAATGCAGGGAGAAAAAGGAGATAAGTCGTTAGGAGAGCTCTTTAGCGAGCTCGCTTCGGGGTTGACCACCATATTCCGACAGGAAATTTCACTGGCGAAGGCCGAAGCGAAAGAAGCGATCCCGCACGCAATAAAAGATGTAATCTTCCTGGTGGTGGGAGGTTTTGTCCTTTATGCGGCTTTTTACGTGTTTCTCGCGGCCGCGGTAGTGGGTCTTTCGGAGGTCGTGCCTGTCTGGCTTTCGGCGATCATTGTAGGCCTTGTGGTATCTTGTGCCGGATATGTCCTGGTGAAAAAAGGGATCAAGGATCTGAAAGCCCGTACGTTCAGGCCGGAAAAGACGATTGAATCTATAAAGGAAGATAAAGACTGGGTGAAGGCAAAGATTTGATAATGAGACCAGGAGGACGGGATGGAAAAGCAAAGACAGTTTAACGATGCAAGCGATAAGCGGCCGGGGCAGATCAAGAGGGATATCGAGCTGACCCGCGATTCAATGGGAGATACGATAGAGGAGATAAAGGAAAGAATTTCACCCCGCTACGTGAAGGAGAGGGTGAAAGAAGCCACGATTAAGAAAACAATAGAAGTGATCGAAACGACCGTGGCTCATGCACGTAAGTGGGGCGGAAGGGTCGAGCGCAATCTCAAGGACCATCCTGCCTGGTATGCCGCTGCGGGCGCGGGCGCAGGGGGATTACTATGGCTCCTGGCACGCCGCAGGCATAACCGTCGTCGTCAAAGCAGTGAAGTGGCCGAAACATTTGGCGACTCTACAGAGTTCATGCGAGGGCAGAGCAGCCGCGGGGGAAATACCGCCGCCAACGTGAAGCCAAGAGGGGGAGAGCTGAAGAGCCATCTCACGAAAGGAATCGTGCAAAACCTCCGCACTTCCGGTGGTCTCAAATTTCTTCTCGGCGTGATGACCGGTATTATGACGCTCAAATCCCGCGGAGCGATGATTGGCGAAAAGCGCGAGAAGTACGGAGTCCGGCAGACAAAGAACCCGACGATATAACGGGAACCGGTGCTGCGATGGATCGGGCTGCCTGAAGCTAAGGAGCCAGGCTTTAATGAAACTAATCAGATAATCCTCATTCACCGGCATCACTCATCACCCGTATTGTCGGTCCCGGTTAGCTTTTATCGAAAAGAGGATCGCGATCCTCTTTAACTGCTTTCATATCGCATATTTTCTTGAGCAGGTCCTGTGATCTTTTTGAAGAATCATTGAAGAAAAGGAAACTATTGGATCAAGAGCCGGTCCGGTAAGAAGAGTCGCAAAAGGAGCGCGCCCGGATTTGCGTCAGATTCGGTGGGGGCGATTGAGTGAAACCGGAGCCAGAAGTAGGCGCTCTAGGCGGCGTAACGGAAGCTACGTTGAGGATTTCGCGATTGAGTCACCGCCGGAGATGGCGGAAAGGCGGGTGTGGGACTGCGAGACTTGTGCCGATCAGAATAATGTGCCCAAAATGCCGGACAAAAAGAGAGCATTTTGTGTGGTTGCAATCTGTATTATTATGCTCCTCCGAATATTGGATCAAGAGCCGGTCCGGCAAAGAGAGTCGCAAAAAGGGCCGCGCCCGGATTTGCGTCAGATTCGGTTGGGACGATTGAGTGAAACCGGAACCAGAAGTAGGCGCCTGAAAGCGGCGTAGCGGAAGCTACGTTGAGGATTTCGCGATTGAGTCACTGCCGGAGATGGCGGAAAGGCGGGTGTGGGACTGCGAGTCTCTTTGCCGGACCGGCTCTGAAAAGAGCGTCCCCAGGGGGATTCGAACCCCCGTTGTCGGCGTGAAAGGCCGATGTCCTAGGCCAGGCTAGACGATAGGGACGTTTTTTATGGGCCGTGCAAGACTTGAACTTGCGACTCTCTGCTTAAAAGGCAGATACTCTACCGACCTGAGTTAACGGCCCCGAAGTCTATAAGGATATAAAAAAGTTGCCCTATTGTCAAGCTTAATAAGCCTTGGGATTCCAATAGGAATAATTCACATTCGGGGAGGGCGGCCCACGGCCTTCGCAACTCCGTGTAAGTACAGGGGTAAGGAGAGGCCAAAAAAAGGGCGGATCATAACCTGTTGATAATTGAGGCGAAACAGGAGGCGGTAAAGTTGGGGGAGGCGGGTATTTCCGGGGGACCGCTGAAACTGCAAGTAGTCATTATCATTACATTTTTCAATCTGCCTCTCCCTTGGGCAGTCAGAGCGAAACCAAATGATATCCATGAGTTGAGGGGGTGCTTCTACAACTTGTCCACAGATTTTCCACAAATTTTGTGGATAACCCGATCACCACTTTTGAGGACAAAAGGGGGTTATTTACCGATGCAGAAGCGGCTGAATATCTCATGGAGGATATCGTCGGTCCACGCCTCTCCCGTGATCTCGCCCAGGAGGTTTATGGCTTCCCGGAGATCGAAGGCAGTGAATTCTTTTGGACTCTCCCCCTTATGCGACCCTATCGCCCTGTCTACCGCCTCCAAGGCCCTTGCAAGGCCGGTACGGTGGCGGATGTTTGTGACCAGCACGTTATTACCGCGCCGGGAGCTCCCCATGAGCCGCGTGTAAACCGCCTGTTTCACCTCCTCCGTGCCCTGTTCCTGAAGAGCCGAGATATAGATAGGATCGACGCCCTTTTCCCTGAGGATCTCCTGATCGAGGACGGGGGGGAGATCGAGTTTATTCACCACCGCAAGGGAAGGCCTCCGACCTATGGTCCGGTACACCTCTTCATCTTCAGGAGAGTACGGGCGGGAGCCGTCGAGGACCCACAGGACGAGGTCCGCTTCCGGTATCCTCCGCCTGACCCGCTCCATGCCCTCTTCCTCGACCTCATCCCTTGCAAGGCCGATCCCCGCCGTGTCGACCAATCTCACCTTAATGCCTTTTATATGGATCATATCTTCGATGAGATCCCTCGTGGTGCCCGGGATGGGCGTAACGATCGCCCTCTGACGAGCGATGAGGGCGTTTAAAAGGCTCGATTTACCCACATTGGTGCGACCTGCGATGAGGACTTCCATCCCGTGCCTCACTGCGTTTCCTTCATGATAAGAGTCGACGAGGGATTTTAATGCCTCCCGCGCCTCTTCCATATACGTCCCGATCCCCTCTTCGTCCACATCCACGTCTTCCTCGGGAAAATCTATGAGCGCTTCCGTCTCCACGAGTGCGTTCGTGAGCTTCTCTTTCACCATCCCGATCCGCCCGGAAAGCGCCCCTCTCAGGTTCCCGACGGCATAGCGGAGCTCTTCGTCCGTTTCGCTCTCGATCACGTCGAGCACCGATTCCGCCTGGGCAAGATCGATCCTCCCGCTTAAGAATGCCCTTCTCGTAAATTCTCCGGGTTCCGCGAGCCGCGCGCCTGCCGCGATCATAAGGGAGAGTATCTTGCGCTGAACGGCGAAACCACCGTGGGAAAAGACCTCCCCCACGTCTTCCCGCGTATAGGTGCGGGGCCCGCTCATGAAGACCGCATATGCCTGATCCACAATAGCCAAATTGTCAGGGTCGATGATGGAGCCGAGATAAAGGCGGTGAGACTCGAACGTCCCGCCGCCTTTAGATGTCTTGAATATTTTCCTTAATATGAAGTGGGCCAGGGGCCCGCTCAGCCGCAATATGCCGATCCCGCCCTCTCCCGGAGGGGTCGAAACGGCACAGATGGTGTCATTGATTTCCATTCGCCAGGCCGGCGGGTGAGATGACCACCTTCTTAATGTGGCCTTCGCCCTCGCTTTTCGTCGTAATATTCTTATTATGCTTGAAGAGGGAGTGGACGATCCTGCGCTCGTAAGGGTTGAGCGGGTCCGTCTTGAACCGCTTGCCCGTCCTTCTCGCCTTGTCCGCCATTCTCTTGGCCATGAGGGTGAGGGCCTTCTTTCTTTTTTCCCTGTACCCGTTGATATCGACAAGGACCTTCAATCCCTGTTTGTAACGTTTTGCAATGGCGAGGCGCAGCACGTGCTGGAGCGCCTCCAGGGCCTCTCCGTCCTTTCCGATCAGCACATCGCCGTTGTCGGATTGGATGAGGAATATAATCCTGTCTTCGTATTGGGAGATCTTGGTCTCGAAGGAGAGTCCCACGAGGGTAGCCAGGTCCTGAAGAAACTGCCGGCCGTACTCCTCGGGCGTCGTCTCTTTTTCCCGCAGCCTCGCGATGATACGCACTTTCTTGCTGCCGAGGAGACCGAGAATGCCTTTGGTATCGACCTCCTTCACTTCCACGTCGAGATCCTTTTCCTCCGCATTCAGTTCGGCGGAGGCTTTCCTGATGGCCTCCTCGTACGTTTTCCCTTCAACCTCAACGAAATCCATGGTACCTCCTTTAGGAGACCTTCTTATTGATGTAGTACTGCTGGGCGATGGAGATGACGTTATTCACCAGCCAGTAAAGAACGAGCCCTGACGGGAAGCCCCAGAAGATGAAAGTAAAGACTATCGGCATGGCAAGCATTATTTTCTGTTGCATGGGATCGACGCTCGTGGGGGTCATCTGCTGCTGGATCACCTGGGTAACGCCCATGACGAGGGGCAGGACCCTCAAAGGCAGGTCGAACCCGGCGACGTGGAGGGTATAGAGGTCTTCCGGAGACGAAAGGTCGTTGATCCAGAGCATGAAAGGGGCATGACGCAGCTCGATGGCAGCGGAGAGCGCCTTATAGAGGGCAAAGAAGACGGGGATCTGGATCACCATGGGGAGGCAGCCTCCCATGGGGTTTATGCCCTTTTGCTTGTAAAGGCCCATGATCTCCTGATTGAGCTTTGCCTTGTCGTCCTTGTATTTTTCTTTGAGCTTGGCGAGTATGGGCTGGGTCTTCTGCATCTCCTTCATGGACTTGTAGCTCTTCACGCTCAAGGGATAGAAAATCAGCTTTATAAGGATCGTCAGGAGTATGATGTCGATGCCGTAGTTGTGGGTCAGCTTGTTGCAATAGTTCATTCCTATGATCATCGGTTTCGCGATGATATCGAACCAGCCGAAGTCGACGATCTTCTCGGCGCCCACGTTGAGGCCTTTCAGGATTTCCGTGTTCTTCGGCCCAAAATACATCCTCCCCGAGGCGGAGCCGCCCGGAAGGCTAAGGCGTATCACGGGAATGGCGTTCTCTCCCTTTACCAGCGTAGCGGGCGTCTGAGAGCCGGCATCGGGAATCCAGATGAAGGCGAAAAAGCCGTCGTCCAGTCCGACATACCTGTACGCCTTGTCGAGGTCCACATTCTTTTCGACACTGTCCACCTGTTCGAATTTATTGCCCGCAAGGTAGAAAGGGCCCTTGAAGGTATAGGAGGATTCGTTCTTGCCCGTCACCATGGCAAAATCCATGGCCGGTTTGATCGCATCGGCGCCGGCAACCGCGACTTTCAGATCGATCGTGTACCCGTCGGGTTGAAACGTGTAAGTCTTCTTCACCGCCCGCCCGTCGGTGAGGGTCCCGGACATGACAAGAGTCTCGGGCTTATCGGTAAGCACGATCTTATCCCGGTTGGATGTGAAGAGAGTCCTGTCGCTTCCCGTATCGCCGGTTACGGCTGCAAAGACCTTCGGGATATAGACGTAGGGCTTCACGTCCTCGATCATCTCCTTGCTGTCCGGCTTGTTCACCTTTTCTTTATAGTTTTTGAGTTTTACGCTCGAAATGGCGCCGCCCAGGTCCGTGAGGGTGACTTTCAGCTTCGCGGTCTCCACCGTAATTTCCCGGGTCGCTTTCTGCTCGGCCTTTTGGGCCGGGGCGGAAGGTCCGCCAGGGAGGCTCGCCTTGGGCGTCGTGCCCGGGGTCTTTGCGGCTTCCGTCTTCGCCGCTTCCCCTGTTGCCTGGGTTGCCTGGGGGGCTTGCGTCGCCGGTTTGGGGGTGAAATACATCTGGAAGAAGAATATCAATACTATGGTCAATCCGAGCGCTACCATGGTTCTCTTGTCCATCAATTACCTCCGTTATTTGACCGGGTCATACCCGCCGGAACAAAAGGGGTTGCATCTGAGAAGCCGCTTTATGCCGAGGAAGATACCCCTCGCCACGCCTTTCTTCTCTATGGCTTCCTTCATATAGCAGGAACAGGTGGGATAAAATCTGCATTGGGTGGGGACGAATGGAGAAATAGTGAATCCGTATACGTCGAGCATACCCACGAATACTTTTTTCACTATAGAATTTTCGGGTTCGATAATAGTTGCCGGAGCTCTTCGCTCGTCTCTTTCCATTTTAATTTGGGCGGCATTGTCTTCACTTTAATGAGGCTGTCGGCAGCTTCCGTGAAAAGCCCCTTGTGAAGCCTGAAGTACTCCCGTATCAGCCGCTTTATCCTGTTCCTGACGACCGCGCACCCTGTCTTCTTGCGCACACCTATAGCGATCCTTCGCGTCAGGTCCTTATTCTTCTTTCCCAAAAGGAGGAAATGGGTTGTTTCGCCTCGTTTCACCCATTTTATACCCCGAAAATCCCCCTTTTTCAATATCTCATTTTTTGTGAGAGTGTAAGCCATGTCAAGAGGATGGGCTCGCCGGCCTACATATGAAGGATAAACTGCGGTAAAATTCGGGACACCGGACTACCCACTGCACGTATAAAACCGCGTTAAGCCGAAAGCGTTTTCCGTCCCTTTGCCCTTCTTCTCCTGATCACGTCCCGTCCTGAAGCCGTTCTCATTCGTACAAGAAAACCATGGGTTCTCTTTCTGCTCTTGTTGTGAGGTTGGAAGGTTCTTTTCATTTAATCACCCCAATATAATTTGAAGATAACACTTAACCACAGAATATCGTGTAAAGTCAACAGAATTAAGGGGGAGTTGCTGGTACTGTGCATGGGACTCGCTACTATGCATGGGGGCTCACGTCGCGCTATTGTGCAGAGGGACTCACGTCGCCCCCTCCACGGGCAAAGCCCATGGAGCCTCCCCCTCTCGCTCGCGGTGCGAGCTACACGCGCTGGGGAAGCCGGGAGAACGGAGGGGACTCGGCGGCCGCGGCAGGGATTGGGGCCTTGGGCGTTCAAGGAGGGAGCTCGCATTGACCACCATTATGGAGTAGCTCAGGGTTCACACTATAACCATATATAACGCGGTCGAGGAGGCTCGTGTGCCTGTGTTACTAAAGGTTGTGTTCCCTATCCCCCTAGGGCGGGTTCTGACTTGCTCCGGCAGCAAAGCCGCCGGAGCGTGCCCTTGTTATCCAAATTAAACTCCAAGGAGGGGTGTTGGTGGTTTATCCTGGTGCGTTAAGCGCAGGGTAGCGAAGAAAACTCAGCGGAAAAAGGGGCGAGGTAGTACCCCCCGGGTCCAAGCAAGGGGGGA encodes:
- the kaiC gene encoding circadian clock protein KaiC, with protein sequence MKTSLAGLTHTSLEKCPTGISGLDEITRGGLPKGRPTLVAGGAGSGKTLLALEFLVKGATLYNEPGVFMAFEETAQDLSKNVSSLGFDLPGLIKKKKLAIDYVYIERSEIEETGEYDLEGLFIRLGYAIDTVKAKRVALDTLEVLFGGLKNEGILRAELRRLFRFLKEKGVTALVTAERGIDQFTRHGLEEYVADCVILLDHRVNEQISTRRLRVAKYRGSAHGTNEYPFLIDRDGLSILPVTSLGLDHSVSSERISTGVPKLDAMFGGKGFFRGSSILISGTAGTGKSTLAAHFVEAACKRGEKALYFAFEESPAQIVRNMSSVGINLAPCVKKGLLEIRSQRPTFTGLEMHLIEMHKLISTSNPRVVVMDPITNLIEVGLAADVKSVLTRLIDFMKSKEITAFLTSLTTGGEATEATNVGVSSLMDTWILLNDIPGETERTRGVSIIKSRGMAHSNEVREFRLTDKGFLIEERVAGSQEKK
- a CDS encoding circadian clock KaiB family protein; the protein is MKKVSRTEDFEKALKEAPRKKYVLRLYVAGASRKSSEAIAHIKKICEEHLKGLYELQVIDIYQQPVLAKGRQIIAVPTLVKELPVPLRRFIGSMADEERILVGLDLVPKREDLSSKAKTGVSTKEGKDEREPKGS
- a CDS encoding PAS domain S-box protein, yielding MKGNRKDHDLKAEIEDLKVRLAEAEETIRAIRHREVDALVLEGPEGLQTYTIEGADRPYRVFVESMNEGAVTLSPDGTILHCNTRFAEMIKRPLNKIIGASFLDFLTPSDRGWLEHLAQECGLEGCKGETLLTVSKKQKMPVYFSVTPLTPEINTFCMVVTDLTSLKQAQDLLKKANEELESRVKERTAELQEGEERWAATLASIGDGVIATDGKGKITFLNRVAEASTGWTLKEAAATPVRGVFRVISEEGRHKVPDPFASLLKGEEMAARANHSILIKKDGSEAIIDHSGAPIRDKEGNTTGVVLVFRDITERRLAEEVRKKSESMFRLLFETSPDAVFLTSPDGGVIAANPAACAMFGMTEAELRRAGRKSLVDPDDPRFADRLKERQRTGRVIRAELNFIKKGGQKIIAEVDSVILPGSPPRSFVIMRDITERKRIEQALRESEEKFARSFSNNPVAIAMNRLEDGLILEANDTWLALHGMRREEAIGRSARQMGLWPDRADMERFIRVMHEKGAIHGWEQEFINKAGGTFIAQVSAQVMTLRGEKVILLAMTDITERKRAEEVVRKSRDELEFRVQERTAELEAAYETLRVETDERKRMEVQLRQSQKMEALGTLAGGIAHDFNNILAAVLGFAEMSLEDAPQGSTLEKNLQYILKSSFRARDLIRQMLTFSRKTEYTVKPLPLTPLVKETAKLLRASIPTTIEIHVDTAAASDMILADPTGMQQIIMNLCTNAAYAMRERGGRLTIALSDVDLKEDRDDMALVAGPYIQLAIKDTGDGMTAGVMKRIFEPFFTTKGSGQGTGMGLAVVYGIVKSFKGDITVESKPGEGSTFRVLIPKIYADEVSEPAAAEAIAGGKEHILFIDDEEIIMELGKTMLERLGYIVTATTDSIEALQVFSQDPLRFDLIITDQTMPGITGLRLARELRKVRSDLPIILCTGNNESINSDTLKKAGISRFLMKPLSRREMAAAVRTVLDADGEEGTG
- a CDS encoding response regulator; amino-acid sequence: MTRVRAKYRVLVVDDDEVVSKMVGQMLRRMGYLAVVCVRPEDGLKLFSKAPERFDAVVVDEIMPGLKGTQLTKQLLRIKDDIPIVLMTGHGNMISLEEVRGSGVRATLIKPIVKEYLKQALQGLLK
- a CDS encoding phage holin family protein, translated to MQGEKGDKSLGELFSELASGLTTIFRQEISLAKAEAKEAIPHAIKDVIFLVVGGFVLYAAFYVFLAAAVVGLSEVVPVWLSAIIVGLVVSCAGYVLVKKGIKDLKARTFRPEKTIESIKEDKDWVKAKI
- a CDS encoding DUF3618 domain-containing protein; amino-acid sequence: MEKQRQFNDASDKRPGQIKRDIELTRDSMGDTIEEIKERISPRYVKERVKEATIKKTIEVIETTVAHARKWGGRVERNLKDHPAWYAAAGAGAGGLLWLLARRRHNRRRQSSEVAETFGDSTEFMRGQSSRGGNTAANVKPRGGELKSHLTKGIVQNLRTSGGLKFLLGVMTGIMTLKSRGAMIGEKREKYGVRQTKNPTI